Proteins found in one Taeniopygia guttata chromosome 27, bTaeGut7.mat, whole genome shotgun sequence genomic segment:
- the JUP gene encoding junction plakoglobin, translating into MEVMNMMEQPIKVTEWQQTYTYDSGIHSGVNTQVPSVSSKCLGDDDEVYGKQYTIKKTTTTSYCQGGSQAQSQAQADMEAQLAMTRAQRVRAAMYPETVEDRSLLITTQLEGQQTNVQRLAEPSQMLKSAIVHLINYQDDAELATRAIPELTKLLNDEDPVVVSKAAMIVNQLSKKEASRRALMQSPQIVAAVVRTMQSTSDLDTARCTTSILHNLSHHREGLLSIFKSGGIPALVRMLSSPVESVLFYAITTLHNLLLYQEGAKMAVRLADGLQKMVPLLNKNNPKFLAITTDCLQLLAYGNQESKLIILANGGPQALVQIMRSYNYEKLLWTTSRVLKVLSVCPSNKPAIVEAGGMQALGKHLTSSSPRLVQNCLWTLRNLSDVATKQEGLDGVLKILVNQLSSDDVNVLTCATGTLSNLTCNNSKNKTLVTQSNGVEALIHTILRAGDKEDITEPAVCALRHLTSRHPEAEMAQNSVRLNYGIPAIVKLLNQPNQWPLVKATIGLIRNLALCPANHAPLQEAAVIPRLVQLLVKAHQDAQRHAAAGTQQPYTDGVKMEEIVEGCTGALHILARDPMNRMEIFRLNTIPLFVQLLYSPVENIQRVAAGVLCELAQDKEAADAIDAEGASAPLMELLHSRNEGTATYAAAVLFRISEDKNPDYRKRVSVELTNSLFKHDPAAWEAAQSMIPINEPYSDELDPGYRPMYSGDIPLDPMDMHMDMDGDYPMDAYSDGVRAPFADHMLA; encoded by the exons ATGGAGGTGATGAATATGATGGAGCAGCCGATCAAGGTGACGGAGTGGCAGCAGACCTACACCTACGACTCCGGAATCCACTCCGGCGTCAACACGCAGGTGCCCTCCGTCAGCAGCAAGTGCCTGGGGGATGATGACGAGGTGTATGGGAAGCAGTACACCATCAAGAAGACAACCACCACGAGTTACTGCCAGGGAGGGAGCCAGGCCCAGAGCCAAGCGCAAG CGGACATGGAGGCTCAGCTGGCCATGACCCGTGCCCAGCGTGTCCGGGCCGCCATGTACCCCGAGACGGTGGAGGACCGCTCACTTCTCATCACCACCCAGCTGGAGGGGCAGCAGACCAATGTGCAGCGCCTGGCAGAGCCCTCCCAGATGCTCAAGTCAGCCATTGTGCACCTTATCAACTACCAGGATGACGCTGAGTTGGCCACACGTGCCATCCCAGAGCTCACCAAGCTGCTCAACGATGAGGACCCA gtGGTTGTCAGCAAGGCAGCCATGATCGTCAACCAGCTCTCCAAGAAGGAGGCGTCGCGCCGCGCGCTGATGCAGTCGCCGCAGATCGTGGCGGCCGTGGTCCGCACCATGCAGAGCACCAGCGACCTGGACACCGCCCGCTGCACCACCAGCATCCTACACAACCTCTCGCACCACCGCGAGGGCCTGCTCTCCATCTTCAAGTCTGGTGGCATCCCGGCCCTCGTCAGGATGCTGAG CTCACCTGTGGAGTCCGTTCTCTTCTACGCCATCACCACCCTGCACAACCTGCTGCTGTACCAGGAGGGGGCCAAGATGGCCGTGCGTTTGGCCGACGGGCTGCAGAAGATGGTTCCTCTGCTGAACAAGAACAACCCCAAGTTCCTGGCCATCACCACTGACTGCCTCCAGCTTCTGGCCTATGGGAACCAGGAGAGCAAG CTGATTATTTTGGCCAACGGAGGACCCCAGGCCCTGGTGCAGATCATGCGCAGCTACAACTACGAGAAGCTGCTCTGGACCACGAGCCGCGTGCTCAAGGTGCTGTCGGTGTGTCCCAGCAACAAACCTGCCATCGTTGAGGCTG GTGGCATGCAGGCACTGGGCAAACACCTgaccagctccagccccaggttGGTCCAGAACTGCCTGTGGACCCTGAGGAACCTTTCTGATGTGGCAACCAAACAG GAGGGCCTGGACGGTGTCCTCAAGATCCTGGTGAACCAGCTGAGCTCTGATGATGTGAATGTGCTGACCTGTGCTACTGGCACCCTCTCCAACCTGACCTGCAACAACAGCAAGAACAAGACACTGGTGACGCAGTCGAACGGGGTGGAGGCCCTGATCCACACCATTCTGCGGGCGGGTGACAAGGAGGACATCACCGAGCCGGCCGTCTGCGCCCTGCGGCACCTCACCAGCCGGCACCCCGAGGCCGAGATGGCCCAGAACTCGGTGCGCCTCAACTACGGCATCCCCGCCATCGTCAAGCTCCTCAACCAGCCCAACCAGTGGCCACTGGTTAAG GCTACCATAGGCCTGATCCGCAACCTGGCCCTGTGTCCGGCCAACCACGCCCCGCTGCAGGAGGCCGCCGTCATCCCCCgcctggtccagctgctggtcAAGGCTCACCAGGACGCCCAGCGACACGCGGCCGCTGGCACACAGCAGCCCTACACG GATGGAGTGAAGATGGAAGAGATTGTGGAGGGTTGCACGGGGGCACTGCACATCCTGGCCCGGGACCCCATGAACCGCATGGAGATCTTCCGCCTCAACACCATCCCTCTCTTCGTGCAG CTCCTGTACTCGCCGGTGGAGAACATCCAGCGCGTGGCAGCCGGTGTGCTGTGCGAGCTGGCCCAGGACAAGGAGGCAGCAGATGCCATCGATGCCGAGGGGGCCTCTGCTCCCCTGATGGAGCTGTTGCACTCCCGGAATGAGGGGACAG CCACCTATGCGGCTGCCGTGCTCTTCCGCATCTCGGAGGACAAGAATCCTGACTACAGGAAACGTGTCTCCGTGGAGCTCACCAACTCCCTCTTCAAGCATGACCCGGCAGCCTGGGAAGCG GCTCAGAGCATGATCCCCATCAACGAGCCCTACTCAGATG agctggaccCTGGTTACCGCCCCATGTACTCGGGTGACATCCCCCTGGACCCCATGGACATGCACATGGACATGGACGGGGACTACCCCATGGATGCCTACAGCGACGGCGTCCGAGCGCCCTTCGCTGACCACATGCTCGCCTAa
- the P3H4 gene encoding endoplasmic reticulum protein SC65 → MGGAGPGPVPVARPLPAVLLAVLAGLCAGQYEQYSVRGFPAAALEPLQSAYERALEQYAAAQWADSARGLEASLRLHRLLRDSEAHCHRRCAAEPPAGEDSAEEPRGERDPAWEWEWERELRLFGRLLLRAGCLRACKQELPVFQLRYPPAQTLRDFQRRQPYQYLHYALFKSNKIEKAVSAAHTFLQKNPKHEMTLRYLNYYRTMLDVDEYLVDLEAQPYEPIFVRSVKLYNSGDFRSSAADMEQALAEYYKAYEDCLAGCEGAYELQEFKDFYPAIADHFVSVLQCKVDCETELTPNVGGYFVEKFVATMYHYLQFAYYKLNDVQDAVRSVSSYMLFDPGDTVMQQNLVYYRFHRERWRLREEDFEPRPEAVRYHSQTAAQKEMLEFTRQHLQDDDDEMEVDGGEGPEVLDLPSDGEFEGEGDYEEGFFAEWWQEPKTKGDKDDQEIL, encoded by the exons AtgggcggcgcggggccggggccggtgcCGGTGGCGCGGCCGCTGCCGGCGGTGCTGCTGGCGGTGCTGGCGGGGCTGTGCGCGGGGCAGTACGAGCAGTACAGCGTGCGGGGGTTCCCCGCGGCCGCGCTGGAGCCGCTGCAGAGCGCCTACGAGCGGGCGCTGGAGCAGTACGCGGCCGCGCAATGGGCGGACAGCGCTCGGGGGCTGGAGGCCAGCCTGCGGCTGCACAGGCTGCTACGGGACAGCGAGGCGCATTGCCACCGCCGCTGCGCCGCGGAGCCCCCCGCGGGGGAGGATTCCGCCGAGGAGCCCCGCGGGGAGCGGGACCCCGcgtgggagtgggagtgggagcGGGAGCTGCGGCTCTTCGGGCGGCTGCTGCTCCGCGCCGGCTGCCTGCGCGCCTGCAAGCAGGAGCTGCCCGTGTTCCAGCTGCGCTACCCGCCGGCGCAGACCCTGCGCGACTTCCAGCGCCGCCAGCCCTACCAGTACCTGCACTACGCGCTCTTCAAG TCAAATAAGATCGAGAAAGCGGTATCTGCTGCCCACACCTTCCTGCAGAAGAACCCCAAGCATGAGATGACCTTGAGGTACCTGAACTACTACCGGACGATGCTGGATGTGGATGAATACCTGGTGGACCTGGAAGCTCAGCCCTATGAG CCGATATTCGTGCGGTCAGTGAAGCTGTACAACAGCGGGGATTTCCGGAGCAGTGCAGCCGACATGGAGCAGGCACTGGCTGAGTACTACAAGGCGTATGAAGATTGTCTGGCCGGCTGCGAGGGCGCCTATGAGCTCCAGGAGTTCAAGGACTTCTACCCTGCCATCGCAG ACCACTTTGTGAGCGTGCTGCAATGCAAGGTGGACTGCGAGACCGAGCTCACCCCCAACGTGGGCGGCTACTTCGTGGAGAAGTTTGTGGCCACCATGTACCACTACCTGCAGTTCGCTTACTACAAGC TGAACGATGTGCAGGACGCGGTGCGCAGCGTCTCCAGCTACATGCTCTTCGACCCTGGCGACACCGTGATGCAGCAGAACCTGGTCTACTACCGCTTCCACCGCGAGCGCTGGCGCCTGCGCGAGGAGGACTTCGAGCCACGGCCG GAAGCCGTGCGCTACCACAGCCAGACGGCCGCTCAGAAGGAGATGCTGGAATTCACCCGGCAGCACCTgcaggatgatgatgatgag ATGGAGGTGGATGGTGGTGAGGGGCCAGAGGTGCTGGACCTGCCCTCCGATGGTGAATTTGAGGGTGAAGGTGACTACGAGGAGGGCTTCTTCGCAGAGTGGTGGCAGGAACCCAAGACCAAAGGAGACAAAGATGACCAAG AGATCCTATGA